The genome window CGGTATTTCTGAAATCGAAGGTGTCACATTTCGCGATCTTTATCAGGTTTATCCGGATTTTGACATCAATGTGCCCGCCGAACAAACATTGCTGGAGTCGCATGATGTGCTGATTTTTCAACATCCCATGTTTTGGTACAGCACACCTGCAATTCTCAAAGAATGGCAAGACCTTGTTTTAGAGCACGGTTGGGCATACGGCAGCAAAGGCAATGCGCTCAAAGGTAAATGGTTTTTCAGCGCCATTACAACCGGCGGTGGTCAGCAGGCATACTGCCGGGAGGGCTTGAATCATTATACTATAAATGAATTGCTGGCACCAATTGAACGAACCGTTAAGTTATGTAAAATGAACTATTTACCACCGTTTGTTGTTCACGGAACACATGCGATAACTCCGGCGCAAGTCGAAACTCACCAACAAAATTATCTTCAACTGTTACACACTATTCGGGACGAAAAATTTGATTTGGCGACAGCGGAAAAGCTTAAATACCTAAACAGTTATTTCGAAAAAGCATCTGTGTAATCAGCATTTTTTATCTCACTGTTGATATCAAAAAACCTTAATACATGAGCAAAACTATGGCAGAAGGTGGATTTTTTTATCAGGCATTTGTGTATCTCACGGCAGCGGTCATTTCGGTGCCGATTGCCAAACGGCTGGGTTTGGGCTCGGTTTTGGGCTACCTGATTGCCGGGGTTATCATCGGTCCTTTTGTAATGGGATTGATTGGCGAAGAAGGTCAGGATGTGATGCACTTCGCTGAATTTGGCGTGGTGATGATGCTGTTCCTCATCGGGCTGGAATTGCAACCCGCATTATTATGGAGTTTGCGCGTCCCGATTCTCGGATTGGGCGGATTTCAGGTTTTGCTCACAACGCTGGCAGCGATGGGCATTTCCATCGCATTCGGGCTGAGCTGGCAGATGGCGCTGGCAATGGGATTAACGCTGGCAATGTCTTCAACTGCAATTGTGCTGCAAACCCTCAACGAAAAAGGATTGATGAAAACCAGCGGCGGGCAGAATGCATTTTCTGTACTGCTGTTTCAGGATATTGCGGTGATTCCCATTTTGGCGATCTTGCCGCTACTGGCGATGAAATCCGTAGCTGCCGGCGCTGCCGCAGATGATGCGCATCACGCCGGCACTTGGGTGGACGGACTGCCAATCTGGGGGCAAACGCTGGCTGTTTTGGGCGTTGTTGCGCTGATTATTCTCGCTGGAAAATTTTTGATTTCACCAGCGTTCCGGCAAATTGCCAACACCCGGTTGCGGGAATTGTTCACCGCTGCGGCGTTGTTGCTGGTTATCGGCATTGCCATGCTGATGACAAAAGTGGGATTGAGCGCAGCGCTCGGCACGTTTTTGGCCGGCGTTGTGCTGGCCCAAAGCGAGTATCGCCACGAATTGGAAACCGATATCGAGCCATTCAAAGGGCTGCTGCTGGGGTTGTTTTTTATCGCCGTCGGCGCATCCATCGATTTTAATTTGATCGCAGATAACCCGTTGATGATATTGGGCTTAGTCGCCGGATTGATCGCGCTGAAATTTGCGGTGTTATTTGTCATCGGCAAATTTTTCAAAATGGGATTGGACAACAACCTGCTGTTCGCATTTGCACTGGCGCAGGGCGGCGAATTCGCGTTCGTGCTATTTTCATTCGCGCTGCAGCACAATGTGATGACGCCGGAAGTTGCCAATCCGATGATCGCAGTCGTCGCACTCACAATGGCGCTGACGCCGTTGCTGATGGCGCTCAACGAAAAATTGCTCCTGCCGAGATTCGGCACTAAAGAATCTGCCGAAAAAAGCGCCGATGCCATCGATGAAAAAAACAAAGTGATCATCGCCGGATTTGGCAGGGTTGGCAGCACCATCGGGCGACTGCTGCAGGCCAACGGCGTGCAGGCAACTTTTCTCGATATCGATCCGGATAATGTGGATTTGCTCCGCAAAATGGGGCTGAAAGTATTTTACGGCGATGCCTCGCGGCAGGATTTGTTGCACGCCGCCGGCGCACACGATGCCGAACTGCTGATCATCGCGGTGGATAATCCCGAAAAATCGCTCGACATTGTGCACACCGCCAAAAAACATTTCCCGCACCTCACCATTATGGCGCGCAGCCGTGGCTGGAACGATGCGTATCAACTCATCGATGCGGGCATCAGCGATGTTTATCGCGAAACGCTCGATTCCGCGCTGCGAATGGGCGCGGATGCGTTGGCAAAACTCGATTTTCGCAAATACCAAACCCAACGCAGCGTCAAAACATTTCGCAAACACGACGAAAAATATCTGCACGAACTGGCGACTATGCATCACGACCGGAAAGCATTAATTCGCGGCGCACGACAGCGGATTCAGGATTTGGAACGCCTGATTTTGGATGAGCTGGATAACGTCGGTAAAAACAAGGATTTAGGCTGGGATCCGACAACGCTGATCGAGGAATTTGGCAATCGACCGCCGGAACCGGAAAAAGATTGAGTTTTTCAATCCGGGCAGCAGATATGCGAAGGAAGTTATCCGCTGCATTGCGAATTCCCGACAATTTCCGTAAGTTGGTTTCAGATAACAATGAAATCAACAATTGTTGCAGGAGAACACTTATGAAGCTGTTTTTATTGATGTTAACGATGTTGTTATTTCTCGGTTTTTCCATTTCAGCGCAGCAAATTAAATATCCGGAAACGCAAAAAGGCGACGTGGTAGAAGATTATCACGGAACGCAGGTTGCCGATCCGTATCGCTGGCTGGAAGATTTGGACAGCGACGAAACCCGGGCATGGGTAGCGGCGCAAAATGCGGTCACTTTCGGTTATCTGGAGAAAATCGAAGCCCGCGAACAGCTCAAAAAGCGGCTCACCGAGCTGTGGAATTATCCCAAATACGGGCTGCCGTTCAAACGCGGCGATCGCTATTTTTTCAGCAAAAACGACGGGTTGCAGAACCAGTATGTCTATTATTCGGTGAAATCGCTGGATGATGAAAATCCCACTGTTTTTATCGATCCGAACACGTTTTCGGAGGACGGCACGGTTGCGCTGAAAGATTTGCAGTTCAGTAAAGACGGCAAACTGGCGATGTACGCGACCAGCGCCAGCGGCTCCGATTGGCAAACTTTCCGCGTCAAAAATGTGGCAACCGGCGAAGATTTGGCGGACAAACTGGAGTGGATCAAATTCAGCACGGCGGCGTGGCTGCCCGATCACAGCGGTTTTTTTTACAGCCGCTACGCCGCGCCAAAAGAGGGCGACGAGTTCGAGCAATCCAACAAAAATATGAAATTGTATTTCCACAAAATCGGCACACTGCAATCGGATGATGCGCTAATTTACGAACGTCCGGACAACCCGGACATGGGCTTTTGGCCGGGCGTAACGGATGACGGGCGCTTTTTGGTGCTGAATGTCTGGACAGGCTCTGCCCGCGTTAACCGGCTGTATTATAAAGATTTACAATCCGAGAATAGCGATATCGTGAAGTTGCTGGATGCCAACGATGCATCGTATAATTTTGTCGGGAACACCGGCACGGAATTTTATATTCAAACCGATCTGGACGCGCCGAATGCCCGGTTGATCAGCATCGACGTCGCCAATCCCGCCAAAGAAAATTGGAAAACGTTGATTCCCGAAAGCAAAGCAGTGCTTTCATCCGCTCAAATTGTCAACAACCAATTTGTGGTCAGCGCGATGGTGGATGCGCGGGATCGGCTGACCGTTCACGAACTGGACGGCTCATTGGTGAACGAAATCAATTTGCCGACCATCGGCAGCGTTGGCAGCATTTCCGGCGAACGCGAGGACAGCGAGATGTTTTATTCGTTCACTTCGTTCACTTATCCGACATCAATTTTCCGATACGATTTCAAAACCGGCACATCAGAAGTTTTCCGCTCGCCGGAAATCGATTTTGACGCATCGGAATATGTGGTGAAGCAGGAATTTTATCCCAGCAAAGATGGCACAAAAGTGCCGATGTTCATCGTTCACCGAAAAGATTTGGCGATGGACGGCAGCAATCCGGCATACCTTTATGCCTACGGCGGATTCAAAATCAGCATGACACCGGCGTTTTCGATCAGCAATTTGGTGTGGTTGGAAATGGGCGGCGTTTACGCGATGCCGAATTTGCGGGGCGGCGGCGAATACGGCGAGGATTGGCATCAGGCCGGCATGCTGGAAAAAAAGCAAAATGTGTTCGATGATTTTATCGCCGCAGGCGAATATTTGATCGAAAAAGGCTACACATCCAGCGAAAAACTGGCGATTGCCGGCGGTTCGAACGGCGGGTTGCTCACCGGCGCGTGCCTCTCTCAACGCCCGGATTTGTTCGGCGCAGCGATTGTCGCAGTGGGTGTTCTGGACATGTTGCGCTATCACAAATTCACCATCGGTTGGGCGTGGGCCAGCGAATACGGCTCGTCCGATAATCCCGAACAATTTGATTTTCTCTACAAATATTCGCCTTTGCACAATTTGAAACCGGGCACGCACTATCCGGCAACGCTGATTACCACTGCCGATCACGACGACCGCGTTGTGCCGGGACATTCCTATAAATTTGCCGCTGCGTTGCAGGCTGCGCAGGGCGGCGACAAACCGACGCTCATCCGCATCGAAACGAAAGCGGGACACGGCGCGGGCAAACCGACCAGCAAAATTATCGAGGAAGCGGCAGACAAATGGGCATTTTTGATGAAAGTGCTCGATGTAAAACCGAAGCCTAAACTGTTGAATTAACACAAATTACGTCGGGGCGAACAGCCGTTCGCCCCGACATTTATTATCAACCAATTTCCGCCAGCCGCGCCGTAAAATGGCGCAACACCGGCGACTCACTCACAATCCGCAATCCCTTAATTTTTTCCCTTTCGTTGAAAATTTTTGCGATTGATTCCGCCACGTAATTCATGTGCATCGTGGTGTACACGCGTCGCGGAATAGCCAATCGCACCAGTTCCAGTTCCGGGTGAACGGTTTTGCCGGTTTCGGGATCGGTGTGTCCGAACATCAGGCTGCCGATTTCCACCGCGCGGATGCCCGCTTCGCGATAGAGCGCGACAGTGAGCGCCTGCGCCGGGAATTCGCTTTGCGGAATGTGCGGCAAAAATTTTCGGGCGTTCAGGTAAACGGCATGTCCGCCAATCGGTTTGAGAATCGGCACGCCTTCATCGTGGAGCATTTGCCCTAAATTGCGCACCTGACTGATGCGATAGTGCAGATAATCTTCATCCAGCACTTCTTTCAGCCCACGGGCGATGGCTTCCAGATCGCGTCCGGCCAATCCGCCGTAGGTGGAAAATCCCTCGATCAAAATCAGGCGATTGGTGATTTTTTCCGCCAGCGCATCGTCGTTCATGCCGATAAATCCGCCGATATTCACCAATCCATCCTTTTTCGCGCTCATCGTGCAACCGTCGCCGAGCGAAAAAATTTCCTGCGCAATTTCTTTTATGGAATGATTGCGGTATTCCGCCTCGCGTTCCTTTATCAGAAAACAGTTTTCCGCAAAGCGGCAGGCATCAAAAAACAGCGGGATGTTGTATTCGTTGAGCAGCTTACGCACTGCCCGGATGTTGGCCAGCGATACCGGCTGCCCACCGCCGGAATTGTTGGTGATGGTCATCATCACCAGTGGAATTTTATTAACGCCGTTCATTTTGATCACTTTTTCCAGCTTTTCCAGATCCATATTGCCTTTGAACGGGTGGAATTGCTCCGTGTCGTATGCCACGTCGATCACCAGATCCATCGCCACACCACCGTTGTATTCCACATTTGCGCGGGTAGTATCGAAATGGATGTTGTTGGGAATGATCATCCCTTTTTCCAGAATGGTGGAAAACAGCAGGTTTTCCGCAACACGCCCCTGATGGGTTGGGATAATATGTTTGAAGCCAAAAATATCGTGGACGGTCTCTTCAAAATGATAATAATTTTTGCTCCCGGCGTAGGATTCATCGCCGAGCATCATGCCGGCCCACTGGTTATCGCTCATCGCCGAAGTGCCGCTATCGGTCAGCAAATCAACGTAAATGGCATCTGCGGGAATAGCGAATACGTTGAATCCCGCTGTGCGAATCAGCTTTTCGCGTTCTTCGCGGGTGGTGCGCCGGATGGGTTCAACAACTTTAATGCGGAAGGGTTCGGAAGGAAATTGCATCATCAGACCTCATAGTTGTGCTTTATGAAATTTACAATTTATATGTAAAGCAAGAATTAAGGTCGATTGCAAATATATGCGTCAGGAAAAAGCTCACATTTCAAACGGAAAGCCGACATTTCTTGATGCGGGTGCCCGAGTAAATTCCAACGATTAAGTCAGAAATGTGTTATGCTGCGAACAGCAAATTAAGGCTAAAATAATGGAGATTCCTGCATTCGCCGGAATGATCGATAAGGTATCATTTGCCGACATTCGGAGCAAATGCAGGAATCTCCGGTTTGTTTTCTCAAAACAGCCTATGAAATAAAAATCTTTGGGATACTACGAACAACTACTTTTTCAAAATTTGATCAATTGTCGCATACGTTACCGGGTGATAACCGGCGCGGGCGGTCGCATAAATTTTGCGGGCACGTTCCAGCCCTTCCGGGGTTTTGGCGAGCGCAGTGTATAACGGCAGCACCAATTTGCGGCGACCAATTTGCGAGAGGTAATCGTCCAGCCGATCGTATGCGGGCGTATAGTTATTATTTACAGCATGTTCCAGCCACAAACATGCAATTTCGGAATTACCGGATTGGGTAAATTTGAACGCATTGTCCAAATCCTGCAGTTGTGCAGTGCTCAATTCTTTGGGCAAATTTCGCAGAAAATGCAGCCAGTGGTGGGTAGTCCAGCCGTTGGTGTCCAATTTTGCGGCGGGTGTGCCGCCGGTCCAGTTTGCAATTTGAGCTTCAACTTTGGCGAATTCATCCGATTGCGGCACCGGTGCGTTGTCCGGCAATCCGGGTCCGTACACCCATTGATCGATCTTTAGTTTTTCCTCTAATTCTTTATCACCCTTGATGAGGTTTTCCCGCAGATATTTCACAAATCCTTCGGATGTCATGGTTTGGAACGCAAATTTGTCGAAATAGCCGCGCAAAAACGGATCCCATTTTTCCCGCCCGAATGTTTTTTCGAGCAGCACCAAAAAAAGCGCACCTTTGTCGTAAACAATACCACTTGCGGTATCATCCGGGTCGCGTCCGGCTAAATTTAGTTTGAGGTGGGTGTCCGGACTGTTCGCGCCAAGCTGCTTGACATCTCGCATCGCATCCTGATAACTCAATTGGGCAAGCATTCGAGCATACGATTCTCCGTAAACTTCTTCCATTATTCGATTTTCGAAATACGAAGTAAAGCCTTCGTTGAGCCAAAAATCGTTCCACGTTGCGCTGGTAACCAAATTTCCTGACCAGCTGTGCGCCAGTTCATGGGCAACGAGCGCAACCAGCGAGCGATCGCCGGCCAAAATGGTGGGCGTTGCAAAGGTGAGCCGGGGATTTTCCATCCCGCCAAACGGAAAACTGGGCGGCAGCACAATCATATCGTAACGATCCCAGCGATACGGGCCGTATAATTTTTCGGCAGCTTCGATCATTTTTTCGGTATCGGCAAATTCGTAAGCGGCTTTGGCGATCACGGATGGCTCCGCATAAACGCCGCTCCGTGCGCCAAGCGACCGAAATTCCACATCGCCAACGGCAATAGCCAGCAAATATGCGGGAATCGGCTGTGCCATTGTGAATTCGTAAACGCCGTCTGCGCTTTTTTCGGTGGGATTTGAGGCGCTCATCAACGCCAACAATTCCGGATCGGTTTTTACGCGGGCATTGTATGTAAAACGGATCCCCGGGCTATCCTGGCAGGGAATCCAGGTTCGCGCCAAAATAGCCTGCGACTGGCTGAACAAAAACGGGTGCTTTTTCCCGGCAGTTTGTTCAGCAGTTAACCATTGCAATGCTGCAGCTTCCGGCGCAGATGAATAGTACACATGCACTATTTTTGTTTCCGGCAGAATGTCGATTGCCAGCTCCTGACCCATGTATTCGATGGTTTCGCCGATCGAAAATGTGGTTTCAATTTCATCTTCACCGAGGGTTATTTTATCGATCGTCAAATCGCGGGAGTCGAAAAACAGCCGTTTCGCGCCGGTTTTGTTTTTGACATGAATGCTGGCTTTCGCCACAATCCGGTGTTCCGCAAAATCGATAGCGGCGTCCCAATCCAGATGGGTCATCACAACTTCATCGGCATGCGCAAAGGAATGCGGATCACGCAGGGTTTCCGGTGCGG of Calditrichia bacterium contains these proteins:
- a CDS encoding NAD(P)H-dependent oxidoreductase, with translation MKKILILFAHPAFQKSRINSRLTDGISEIEGVTFRDLYQVYPDFDINVPAEQTLLESHDVLIFQHPMFWYSTPAILKEWQDLVLEHGWAYGSKGNALKGKWFFSAITTGGGQQAYCREGLNHYTINELLAPIERTVKLCKMNYLPPFVVHGTHAITPAQVETHQQNYLQLLHTIRDEKFDLATAEKLKYLNSYFEKASV
- a CDS encoding cation:proton antiporter; its protein translation is MAEGGFFYQAFVYLTAAVISVPIAKRLGLGSVLGYLIAGVIIGPFVMGLIGEEGQDVMHFAEFGVVMMLFLIGLELQPALLWSLRVPILGLGGFQVLLTTLAAMGISIAFGLSWQMALAMGLTLAMSSTAIVLQTLNEKGLMKTSGGQNAFSVLLFQDIAVIPILAILPLLAMKSVAAGAAADDAHHAGTWVDGLPIWGQTLAVLGVVALIILAGKFLISPAFRQIANTRLRELFTAAALLLVIGIAMLMTKVGLSAALGTFLAGVVLAQSEYRHELETDIEPFKGLLLGLFFIAVGASIDFNLIADNPLMILGLVAGLIALKFAVLFVIGKFFKMGLDNNLLFAFALAQGGEFAFVLFSFALQHNVMTPEVANPMIAVVALTMALTPLLMALNEKLLLPRFGTKESAEKSADAIDEKNKVIIAGFGRVGSTIGRLLQANGVQATFLDIDPDNVDLLRKMGLKVFYGDASRQDLLHAAGAHDAELLIIAVDNPEKSLDIVHTAKKHFPHLTIMARSRGWNDAYQLIDAGISDVYRETLDSALRMGADALAKLDFRKYQTQRSVKTFRKHDEKYLHELATMHHDRKALIRGARQRIQDLERLILDELDNVGKNKDLGWDPTTLIEEFGNRPPEPEKD
- a CDS encoding S9 family peptidase codes for the protein MKLFLLMLTMLLFLGFSISAQQIKYPETQKGDVVEDYHGTQVADPYRWLEDLDSDETRAWVAAQNAVTFGYLEKIEAREQLKKRLTELWNYPKYGLPFKRGDRYFFSKNDGLQNQYVYYSVKSLDDENPTVFIDPNTFSEDGTVALKDLQFSKDGKLAMYATSASGSDWQTFRVKNVATGEDLADKLEWIKFSTAAWLPDHSGFFYSRYAAPKEGDEFEQSNKNMKLYFHKIGTLQSDDALIYERPDNPDMGFWPGVTDDGRFLVLNVWTGSARVNRLYYKDLQSENSDIVKLLDANDASYNFVGNTGTEFYIQTDLDAPNARLISIDVANPAKENWKTLIPESKAVLSSAQIVNNQFVVSAMVDARDRLTVHELDGSLVNEINLPTIGSVGSISGEREDSEMFYSFTSFTYPTSIFRYDFKTGTSEVFRSPEIDFDASEYVVKQEFYPSKDGTKVPMFIVHRKDLAMDGSNPAYLYAYGGFKISMTPAFSISNLVWLEMGGVYAMPNLRGGGEYGEDWHQAGMLEKKQNVFDDFIAAGEYLIEKGYTSSEKLAIAGGSNGGLLTGACLSQRPDLFGAAIVAVGVLDMLRYHKFTIGWAWASEYGSSDNPEQFDFLYKYSPLHNLKPGTHYPATLITTADHDDRVVPGHSYKFAAALQAAQGGDKPTLIRIETKAGHGAGKPTSKIIEEAADKWAFLMKVLDVKPKPKLLN
- a CDS encoding tryptophanase encodes the protein MQFPSEPFRIKVVEPIRRTTREEREKLIRTAGFNVFAIPADAIYVDLLTDSGTSAMSDNQWAGMMLGDESYAGSKNYYHFEETVHDIFGFKHIIPTHQGRVAENLLFSTILEKGMIIPNNIHFDTTRANVEYNGGVAMDLVIDVAYDTEQFHPFKGNMDLEKLEKVIKMNGVNKIPLVMMTITNNSGGGQPVSLANIRAVRKLLNEYNIPLFFDACRFAENCFLIKEREAEYRNHSIKEIAQEIFSLGDGCTMSAKKDGLVNIGGFIGMNDDALAEKITNRLILIEGFSTYGGLAGRDLEAIARGLKEVLDEDYLHYRISQVRNLGQMLHDEGVPILKPIGGHAVYLNARKFLPHIPQSEFPAQALTVALYREAGIRAVEIGSLMFGHTDPETGKTVHPELELVRLAIPRRVYTTMHMNYVAESIAKIFNEREKIKGLRIVSESPVLRHFTARLAEIG
- a CDS encoding M1 family metallopeptidase is translated as MPVVQIQKWMKIMVIFSLIAMSGCTDNAAPETLRDPHSFAHADEVVMTHLDWDAAIDFAEHRIVAKASIHVKNKTGAKRLFFDSRDLTIDKITLGEDEIETTFSIGETIEYMGQELAIDILPETKIVHVYYSSAPEAAALQWLTAEQTAGKKHPFLFSQSQAILARTWIPCQDSPGIRFTYNARVKTDPELLALMSASNPTEKSADGVYEFTMAQPIPAYLLAIAVGDVEFRSLGARSGVYAEPSVIAKAAYEFADTEKMIEAAEKLYGPYRWDRYDMIVLPPSFPFGGMENPRLTFATPTILAGDRSLVALVAHELAHSWSGNLVTSATWNDFWLNEGFTSYFENRIMEEVYGESYARMLAQLSYQDAMRDVKQLGANSPDTHLKLNLAGRDPDDTASGIVYDKGALFLVLLEKTFGREKWDPFLRGYFDKFAFQTMTSEGFVKYLRENLIKGDKELEEKLKIDQWVYGPGLPDNAPVPQSDEFAKVEAQIANWTGGTPAAKLDTNGWTTHHWLHFLRNLPKELSTAQLQDLDNAFKFTQSGNSEIACLWLEHAVNNNYTPAYDRLDDYLSQIGRRKLVLPLYTALAKTPEGLERARKIYATARAGYHPVTYATIDQILKK